In Pleomorphomonas sp. T1.2MG-36, a single window of DNA contains:
- a CDS encoding NAD(P)H-dependent oxidoreductase has product MNVLLVFAHPEPQSLAASLRDAAIGELQAQGHEMRVSDLYAMRWKSEVDRADFPLLAAEQRLKVASASGHGFAAGALTEDVQAEQDKLDWADVLILQFPMWWYSMPAILKGWVDRVYAYGFAYGVGEHSDRHWGDRFGEGRFVGKRAMLIVTTGGWEEHYSPRGINGPIDDLLFPINHGILYYPGFDVMPPFVAYRVDRLDARGFAAISTDLRERMRTLDTAEPIAYRRQNGGDYNIPSLVLRRDLASPEASGFGLHLRQSGPSDEAIEGMAADRSPRSLLVEPSQGG; this is encoded by the coding sequence GTGAACGTTCTTCTTGTCTTTGCCCATCCCGAACCGCAGTCGCTCGCCGCCTCTTTGCGCGATGCGGCGATCGGCGAACTGCAAGCCCAAGGCCACGAGATGCGGGTATCCGACCTCTATGCAATGCGCTGGAAGTCTGAGGTCGATCGAGCCGATTTCCCCCTGCTTGCCGCCGAACAGCGGCTGAAAGTCGCTTCCGCGTCCGGCCATGGCTTCGCAGCCGGCGCGCTCACTGAAGACGTGCAGGCCGAGCAGGACAAGCTTGATTGGGCCGATGTGCTCATCCTCCAGTTTCCAATGTGGTGGTACTCGATGCCGGCCATCCTCAAGGGATGGGTCGATCGCGTCTACGCCTATGGCTTTGCCTATGGTGTCGGCGAACACAGCGACCGACATTGGGGGGATCGCTTTGGCGAAGGTCGGTTCGTCGGCAAGAGGGCGATGCTCATCGTGACGACAGGGGGCTGGGAAGAGCACTATTCGCCACGGGGGATCAACGGGCCAATCGATGACCTATTGTTTCCGATCAATCACGGCATTCTCTACTATCCCGGCTTCGACGTGATGCCACCGTTCGTTGCCTACCGCGTGGACCGGCTCGACGCGCGGGGATTTGCGGCCATAAGCACCGACCTCAGGGAGAGGATGCGGACACTCGACACTGCTGAGCCGATTGCCTACCGCCGGCAGAACGGCGGAGACTACAACATTCCGAGCCTCGTTTTACGTCGCGATCTGGCCTCTCCCGAGGCGTCTGGGTTCGGGCTGCATCTGCGCCAAAGCGGGCCGTCGGATGAGGCAATCGAGGGTATGGCGGCCGACAGGTCACCGCGTTCCCTGCTGGTGGAGCCAAGCCAAGGCGGTTAG
- a CDS encoding SDR family oxidoreductase — translation MSFDLELGGRRALVTAGTRGVGAAVVAALCDAGVNVVSTARSIPDTAPKGAHFIAADISEADGCAAVASAVLQRLGGVDIIVNVLGGSSAPPGGFAKLTDDVWARELGLNLMPAVRLDRALLPSMIEQASGVVIHVTSIQHELPLPESTTAYAAAKAALSTYSKSLSKEVAPKGIRVVRVSPGWVETEAAVALADRLAADAGTDREGGKQLIMKALGGIPLGRPARPREVADLIAFLVSPRAGAITGTEVTIDGGTVPTA, via the coding sequence ATGAGCTTCGACCTCGAGCTTGGTGGCCGGCGCGCGCTGGTCACGGCAGGAACGCGTGGGGTCGGCGCGGCCGTAGTGGCGGCCCTTTGCGACGCCGGCGTAAACGTCGTCAGCACGGCGCGATCCATTCCGGACACCGCACCCAAGGGTGCCCACTTTATCGCGGCAGACATCTCCGAGGCCGACGGGTGCGCTGCGGTTGCCAGCGCCGTTCTGCAGCGCCTGGGCGGGGTCGACATCATCGTCAACGTGTTGGGCGGCTCTTCGGCGCCTCCCGGTGGCTTTGCCAAACTGACTGACGACGTTTGGGCAAGAGAGCTCGGCCTCAATCTCATGCCGGCCGTGCGCCTCGATCGGGCGCTTTTGCCGTCGATGATCGAACAGGCCTCCGGCGTCGTCATCCACGTCACGTCGATCCAGCACGAGCTGCCGCTTCCGGAGTCCACGACGGCCTATGCGGCAGCAAAGGCTGCCCTCTCGACCTACAGCAAAAGCCTGTCCAAGGAGGTGGCACCCAAGGGCATTCGCGTCGTCCGCGTTTCGCCGGGATGGGTCGAGACGGAGGCCGCGGTGGCGCTGGCCGACCGGCTGGCAGCCGATGCCGGCACCGATCGCGAAGGCGGTAAGCAGCTCATCATGAAGGCGCTCGGCGGCATTCCGCTCGGACGACCGGCCAGGCCACGGGAGGTCGCCGACCTCATCGCCTTTCTCGTGTCGCCGCGTGCCGGCGCTATCACGGGGACCGAGGTCACCATCGACGGCGGCACGGTCCCCACTGCCTGA
- a CDS encoding nuclear transport factor 2 family protein, which produces MINLPAPISDYFAADAKNAEAVAQCFTDDAIVRDQGKTYVGREAIRAWKAESSEKYSYVSAPQAIAKESDKTIVTSRLTGNFPGSPVDLRFFFRLKGDKISGLEIML; this is translated from the coding sequence ATGATCAACCTTCCAGCACCGATCTCCGACTACTTCGCCGCCGATGCAAAGAACGCAGAAGCCGTAGCGCAATGCTTCACGGACGACGCTATCGTCAGGGACCAAGGCAAGACCTATGTGGGGCGGGAAGCCATTCGAGCCTGGAAAGCCGAATCGTCCGAAAAGTACAGCTATGTCAGCGCGCCACAAGCGATCGCCAAAGAAAGCGACAAAACCATCGTCACCAGCCGGCTCACCGGAAACTTTCCCGGAAGCCCGGTGGATCTTCGGTTCTTCTTTCGCTTGAAGGGCGACAAGATCTCCGGCTTGGAGATCATGCTATGA
- a CDS encoding winged helix-turn-helix transcriptional regulator → MTRTHEKVRYSPESKPHAHTRETAAEGVEQALKLLEGRWKLVILFHLFGGRIMRFSDLERAIPGISQKMLIQQLRQMEGDGIVRRIVHHQVPPKVEYALTDWGQALCPALDALLTWAANRPEAGDSGDLQA, encoded by the coding sequence ATGACAAGAACGCACGAAAAAGTTAGGTACTCACCTGAAAGTAAGCCCCATGCCCACACGCGGGAGACTGCCGCGGAGGGCGTAGAGCAAGCTCTGAAGCTGTTGGAGGGCAGGTGGAAGCTGGTGATCCTGTTTCACCTGTTCGGTGGTCGGATCATGCGCTTCTCCGATCTTGAACGCGCCATTCCCGGAATCTCCCAGAAGATGCTGATCCAGCAGCTTCGTCAGATGGAGGGCGACGGCATCGTCCGCCGCATCGTCCACCATCAGGTTCCGCCGAAGGTCGAGTATGCGCTGACGGACTGGGGCCAAGCCTTGTGCCCGGCTCTCGACGCCTTGCTGACGTGGGCAGCCAACCGTCCGGAAGCAGGCGATTCCGGCGATCTCCAAGCGTAA
- a CDS encoding glutathione S-transferase family protein: protein MSDYELYYWSVPFRGQFVRAVLAHAGKSWSEAGDVAISDLMGAPVKRMPVPFMGPPLLVDKKAGFAIAEMPAIILYLGETLDLLPKTLPLRAMTMKIVNDANDVIDELTLDGGREMWTEKRWQDFVPRLKKWMALWEETGERHGLMADSGYLLGGEHPGIADVVTATLWSTMADRFPIIGTILGESAPKAAALTRRIAALPPLAKLAAKAREDYGNAYCGGRIEASLRKVLGAQT from the coding sequence ATGTCCGATTACGAACTCTACTATTGGTCCGTTCCCTTCAGAGGCCAGTTCGTGCGGGCCGTTCTCGCTCACGCCGGAAAGAGCTGGAGCGAGGCCGGCGACGTGGCGATCTCAGACCTGATGGGCGCACCCGTGAAGAGGATGCCGGTTCCGTTCATGGGGCCGCCCTTGCTTGTCGACAAGAAGGCCGGCTTCGCCATCGCCGAAATGCCGGCCATCATCCTTTATCTCGGCGAGACGCTGGACCTGCTGCCCAAGACGCTGCCTCTCCGTGCCATGACCATGAAGATCGTCAACGACGCCAACGACGTGATCGACGAGCTCACGTTGGATGGCGGTCGGGAGATGTGGACGGAAAAGCGGTGGCAGGACTTCGTCCCGCGCCTCAAGAAGTGGATGGCGCTTTGGGAGGAAACCGGCGAACGTCATGGTCTCATGGCCGATTCCGGGTATCTGCTCGGCGGCGAGCACCCGGGGATCGCCGATGTCGTCACCGCGACCCTGTGGTCGACGATGGCCGATCGATTTCCCATCATCGGGACGATCCTCGGCGAGAGCGCCCCCAAGGCCGCCGCCTTGACGCGGCGTATCGCCGCGCTGCCGCCATTGGCGAAACTGGCCGCCAAAGCCCGGGAAGACTATGGCAACGCTTATTGCGGCGGCCGGATCGAGGCTTCTCTCCGCAAGGTTCTGGGCGCGCAGACCTGA
- a CDS encoding LysR family transcriptional regulator, protein MARDLLPSIGALVAFESAARHLSFSRAAAELHLTQGAISRQVRELETRLGLPLFERVNQRVFLTDAGEAYRLEVTRILAGLSAATERTMASAGGAEVLNLAVLPTFAARWLVPRLPKFLADHPQATVNFAVRNEPFSFADASLDAAIHFGEPTWPGAVCEFLCTEEVYPVASPAIRDRFGLDDVAAIVQAPLLHQSSRPTAWADWFAAGGLPTAGSYRGSRFDQFSMIAEAAVADMGVALMPRFMIEAELATGRLALLTERPLGAGKAYWFVYPEARVRSRLVRAFGEWLKVEAAAPSASV, encoded by the coding sequence ATGGCCCGCGATCTTCTGCCGTCGATCGGCGCGCTGGTTGCCTTCGAGAGCGCCGCCCGCCATCTCAGTTTCTCTCGCGCCGCCGCCGAACTGCATTTGACGCAAGGCGCCATCAGCCGGCAGGTACGCGAACTGGAAACGCGGCTCGGATTGCCGCTGTTCGAACGCGTCAACCAGCGGGTTTTCCTGACCGACGCCGGCGAGGCCTATCGGCTGGAGGTGACGCGTATCCTCGCCGGTCTTTCGGCTGCGACCGAACGCACGATGGCCAGCGCCGGCGGTGCCGAGGTGCTCAATCTCGCGGTGCTGCCCACCTTCGCCGCGCGCTGGCTGGTGCCCCGGCTGCCGAAGTTCCTCGCAGACCATCCGCAGGCCACCGTCAACTTCGCGGTACGCAACGAGCCCTTCTCCTTTGCCGACGCGTCACTCGATGCCGCCATCCATTTCGGCGAGCCCACATGGCCCGGCGCGGTGTGCGAGTTTCTCTGCACGGAGGAAGTCTATCCGGTCGCATCCCCGGCGATCCGCGACCGCTTTGGCCTCGATGATGTCGCGGCCATCGTCCAAGCGCCACTCCTTCACCAGTCGAGCCGGCCGACCGCCTGGGCCGACTGGTTTGCCGCGGGCGGCTTGCCGACGGCGGGGTCATATCGGGGATCCCGCTTCGACCAGTTCTCGATGATCGCCGAAGCCGCCGTCGCCGACATGGGCGTGGCATTGATGCCTCGGTTCATGATCGAGGCCGAGCTTGCCACCGGCCGGCTTGCGTTGCTGACGGAACGGCCGCTGGGGGCCGGCAAGGCCTACTGGTTCGTCTATCCGGAAGCCAGGGTCCGCTCGCGGCTCGTCAGGGCGTTCGGCGAATGGCTGAAAGTCGAGGCGGCCGCGCCGTCCGCATCGGTCTGA
- the amaB gene encoding L-piperidine-6-carboxylate dehydrogenase: MPASSLVQETADLLARLGVRDSAHTGGSLIVTSPITGERIAEVRETDAAACDGAIAAAQDAFRTWRLVPAPKRGELIRLFGLELRAAKADLGRLVTIEAGKIVSEGLGEVQEMIDICDFAVGLSRQLYGLTIATERPSHRMMETWHPLGVVGVISAFNFPVAVWSWNAAIALVCGDTVVWKPSEKTPLTALATQALFERAAAKAGAPSGLSAVIIGGRAIGEALVDDTRVAAVSATGSTAMGRAVAPRLAARFARAILELGGNNGAIVAPSADLDLVVRGVAFAAMGTAGQRCTTLRRLFVHDSVYDSLLPRLRKAYASVTIGDPREAGTLVGPLIDKASYDRMQEALGKARADGATVHGGERTREELGGNAFYARPALVEMPAQTEVVMTETFAPILYVMRYTESDAVLDAHNAVPQGLSSSIFTNDLREAETFLSAKGSDCGIVNVNIGPSGAEIGGAFGGEKETGGGREAGSDAWKAYMRRATNTINYGRDLPLAQGVSFDVE, from the coding sequence ATGCCCGCTTCCAGCCTTGTTCAGGAAACCGCCGACCTGCTTGCCCGTCTCGGTGTTCGAGACAGCGCCCATACGGGTGGCAGCCTCATCGTCACGTCGCCGATTACCGGCGAACGGATCGCCGAGGTTCGTGAAACCGATGCGGCCGCCTGCGACGGCGCCATCGCTGCCGCGCAGGACGCTTTCCGAACCTGGCGTCTCGTGCCGGCACCCAAGCGCGGCGAACTGATCCGCCTGTTCGGCCTGGAACTGCGGGCGGCCAAGGCCGATCTCGGCCGGCTCGTCACCATCGAGGCCGGCAAGATCGTTTCTGAAGGCCTCGGCGAAGTGCAGGAGATGATCGACATCTGCGATTTCGCGGTCGGTCTCTCCCGCCAGCTATATGGGCTCACCATCGCCACAGAGCGACCGAGCCACCGCATGATGGAGACCTGGCATCCGCTCGGTGTCGTCGGCGTCATCTCCGCCTTCAATTTCCCGGTCGCCGTGTGGTCGTGGAACGCCGCCATCGCTCTCGTCTGCGGCGATACCGTCGTCTGGAAGCCGTCGGAGAAGACGCCGCTCACCGCCCTCGCCACCCAGGCGCTGTTCGAAAGGGCGGCGGCCAAGGCAGGGGCACCGTCAGGCCTGTCCGCCGTCATCATCGGTGGCCGGGCGATTGGCGAGGCGCTGGTCGATGACACCAGGGTCGCCGCGGTGTCGGCGACCGGGTCGACGGCCATGGGCCGCGCCGTGGCGCCGCGCCTTGCGGCCCGCTTCGCCCGTGCCATTCTGGAGCTCGGCGGCAACAACGGCGCCATCGTCGCTCCCAGCGCCGATCTCGATCTGGTGGTGCGAGGCGTCGCCTTCGCCGCGATGGGCACGGCTGGCCAGCGCTGCACGACGCTGAGGCGCCTGTTCGTCCACGACAGCGTCTATGACAGCCTGCTGCCCCGCCTCAGGAAGGCCTACGCATCAGTGACGATCGGCGATCCGCGCGAGGCCGGAACCCTGGTCGGGCCGTTGATCGACAAAGCCTCCTACGACCGCATGCAGGAGGCTCTCGGGAAGGCGCGTGCCGACGGCGCAACCGTTCATGGCGGCGAACGCACCCGCGAAGAGCTGGGCGGCAATGCCTTTTATGCTCGTCCGGCCTTGGTCGAGATGCCGGCACAGACGGAAGTGGTCATGACGGAAACCTTTGCGCCCATTCTCTACGTCATGCGCTACACCGAGTCCGACGCGGTTCTCGATGCGCACAACGCGGTCCCGCAGGGGCTGTCCTCGTCGATCTTCACCAACGACCTGCGCGAGGCGGAGACGTTCCTGTCGGCCAAGGGATCCGATTGCGGCATCGTCAACGTCAACATCGGCCCGTCGGGAGCTGAAATCGGCGGCGCCTTCGGCGGCGAGAAGGAGACCGGCGGCGGCCGCGAGGCCGGTTCCGACGCCTGGAAGGCCTACATGCGCCGGGCCACTAACACCATCAACTACGGCCGCGACCTGCCGCTGGCGCAGGGCGTCAGCTTCGACGTGGAGTGA
- the dapB gene encoding 4-hydroxy-tetrahydrodipicolinate reductase, which yields MTMRVIVAGATGWTGSAVARAVLASEDLTLAGAVARSAAGRDLGEALGGSTVGVTVVATVEEALRAGADVLVDYTSPQAVKANAIAAISAGVAVVIGTSGLSAEDYAEIDAAARAKSVGAFAAGNYSITATLMTKFALMAAKYVADVEVIDYASATKPDTPSGTARELAERLSFVRKPATSKPVGELGGIRETRGGTVGAVQVHSLRMPGYVLSCEAQFGAPGERLLIRHDAGSDAAPYVAGTLLAVRRVREQAGLRRGLDLLID from the coding sequence ATGACGATGCGTGTCATCGTGGCCGGCGCGACCGGCTGGACCGGTAGTGCGGTGGCCAGGGCAGTTCTCGCATCCGAGGACCTTACCCTGGCCGGGGCGGTTGCCCGCTCGGCTGCCGGGCGCGATCTTGGCGAGGCGCTGGGCGGATCGACCGTCGGCGTGACGGTGGTCGCCACCGTCGAGGAAGCGCTGAGGGCGGGAGCCGACGTGCTTGTCGACTACACCTCCCCCCAGGCGGTGAAGGCCAACGCCATCGCGGCGATTTCGGCCGGTGTCGCCGTGGTCATCGGCACCTCCGGGCTATCGGCCGAGGATTACGCGGAAATCGATGCGGCGGCACGGGCGAAGTCCGTCGGCGCGTTCGCCGCCGGCAACTACTCGATCACCGCCACGCTGATGACCAAGTTCGCTCTGATGGCCGCGAAGTATGTCGCCGACGTCGAAGTGATCGACTATGCCTCGGCAACCAAGCCCGACACGCCATCCGGCACGGCGCGCGAGCTGGCCGAGCGGCTGTCCTTCGTGCGCAAACCTGCCACCTCGAAGCCTGTCGGCGAACTCGGCGGCATCCGCGAAACGCGCGGCGGCACCGTTGGCGCGGTACAGGTGCATTCGCTGCGCATGCCGGGCTACGTGCTGTCTTGCGAGGCGCAGTTCGGCGCGCCCGGCGAACGGCTCCTCATACGCCACGATGCCGGTTCCGATGCAGCGCCCTATGTCGCGGGAACGCTGCTCGCCGTGCGGCGGGTGCGGGAGCAGGCGGGCCTGAGACGCGGACTTGACCTGCTGATCGACTGA
- a CDS encoding thiamine pyrophosphate-binding protein yields MSPSIPSRTGGQILVDQLVRQGVERLTCVPGESYLAALDALHDSPIDVLVCRNEAGATMMAEAYGKLTGKPGICFVTRAPGATNAAPGLHIAEHDSTPLILFVGQAERGMLERGCFQEMDYKAVFGSIAKWVVEIDDPARIPELVARAFRVATQGRPGPVVVSLPEDMLTEAAEVADAPVVEPVEIWPGLADLARLQKLVWEAKRPLMILGGSRWSERARREVIRFAERFDLPVATSFRRASLFPADHPNYAGDLGLGPNPKLAARVREADVLLVIGGRLSESPSSSYTLLDIPQPRQTLIHVYPDPEEIGRVYQPALGIVASPHAFASALSTVHPPVEIPWSAETKAARADFLAWTDKPTVLPGEFQYGEAMVWLREHLPPETIIANGAGNYAIWVHRYWRYRSFTGQLAPTSGSVGYSVPAGVMAKRQFPERPVVVFAGDGCFLMNGQEFATAVQYDIPVVVVVVDNAMYGTIRMHQEREYPGRVSATSLKNPDFAALARAYGGHGETVRTTAEFAPAFERAMASGKPAIVHCFLDPQAVTPAKTLDQFAGRG; encoded by the coding sequence TTGTCCCCGTCCATCCCGTCCCGCACTGGCGGTCAAATCCTGGTCGATCAACTGGTCCGACAGGGCGTCGAGCGGCTGACCTGCGTGCCCGGTGAATCTTATCTCGCCGCCCTCGATGCGCTGCACGATAGCCCGATCGACGTGCTGGTCTGCCGCAACGAGGCCGGAGCCACCATGATGGCCGAGGCCTATGGCAAGCTTACCGGCAAGCCCGGAATCTGCTTCGTGACCAGGGCGCCGGGCGCCACCAATGCCGCGCCCGGACTCCATATCGCCGAGCACGACTCGACGCCGCTGATCCTGTTCGTCGGCCAAGCCGAGCGCGGGATGCTGGAGCGCGGCTGTTTTCAGGAGATGGACTACAAGGCGGTGTTCGGCTCCATCGCCAAATGGGTGGTCGAGATCGACGATCCTGCGCGCATCCCGGAACTGGTGGCCCGCGCCTTCCGCGTCGCCACCCAAGGGCGGCCGGGACCGGTGGTGGTGTCACTGCCCGAGGACATGCTGACCGAGGCGGCCGAGGTGGCCGATGCGCCGGTGGTCGAACCGGTCGAGATCTGGCCGGGGCTTGCCGATCTTGCGCGTCTCCAGAAGCTGGTCTGGGAGGCCAAGCGGCCACTGATGATCCTCGGGGGCTCGCGCTGGAGCGAGCGGGCGCGCCGCGAGGTGATCCGCTTCGCCGAGCGGTTCGACCTGCCGGTGGCGACGAGTTTCCGTCGCGCCTCGCTGTTCCCGGCCGATCATCCGAACTATGCTGGCGATCTCGGCCTGGGTCCCAACCCTAAGCTGGCCGCCCGGGTTCGCGAAGCGGATGTGCTGCTGGTCATTGGCGGCCGCCTGTCGGAATCGCCGTCGTCGTCCTACACGCTGCTCGATATACCCCAGCCCAGGCAGACGCTGATCCACGTCTATCCCGACCCGGAAGAGATCGGCCGCGTCTATCAGCCGGCGCTCGGCATCGTCGCCAGTCCGCATGCCTTCGCCTCGGCGCTATCCACCGTGCACCCGCCGGTCGAAATTCCCTGGTCGGCCGAGACGAAGGCCGCCCGCGCCGATTTTCTGGCCTGGACCGACAAGCCCACGGTGTTGCCGGGTGAATTCCAGTATGGCGAGGCCATGGTCTGGCTGCGCGAGCACCTGCCGCCCGAGACCATCATCGCCAACGGTGCCGGCAACTATGCCATCTGGGTGCATCGCTATTGGCGGTATCGCAGCTTCACCGGCCAATTGGCGCCCACGTCGGGATCGGTGGGCTATTCGGTGCCGGCCGGCGTCATGGCAAAGCGGCAGTTTCCGGAGCGGCCGGTCGTCGTGTTTGCCGGCGACGGCTGTTTCCTGATGAACGGCCAGGAATTCGCCACCGCCGTGCAATACGACATCCCGGTCGTGGTGGTGGTCGTCGATAACGCCATGTACGGCACCATCCGCATGCATCAGGAGCGGGAGTATCCCGGTCGCGTTTCGGCGACCTCGCTGAAGAACCCCGACTTCGCGGCCTTGGCGCGCGCCTATGGCGGTCACGGCGAGACCGTGCGGACAACGGCGGAGTTCGCCCCTGCCTTCGAGCGGGCGATGGCCTCCGGCAAGCCGGCGATCGTCCATTGTTTCCTAGACCCGCAGGCGGTGACCCCGGCGAAGACGCTCGATCAGTTCGCCGGGCGCGGCTGA
- a CDS encoding MFS transporter produces MTAVTVDPTKTPGSTTMTKEERRVIFASSLGTVFEWYDFYLYGSLSAVIAAQFFSGVNPTAAFIFALLAFAAGFAVRPFGALVFGRLGDMIGRKYTFLVTILIMGASTFIVGILPNYASIGIIAPVILILLRLLQGLALGGEYGGAATYVAEHAPDHRRGAYTSWIQTTATLGLFMSLLVILGCRAALSAEDFNAWGWRIPFLVSILLLAVSVWIRLKLNESPAFRRMQEEGKTSKAPLTEAFGRWKNLKVVLLALFGLVAGQAVVWYTGQFYALFFLTQTLKVEAQTANLLIAASLLLATPFFVIFGTLSDRIGRKPIIMVGLLLACLTYFPIFKGITHYANPALEQAVANAPVTVVADPNECSFQFNPVGTSKFTTSCDVAKAALVKAGVPYHNEAAPAGTPATVKIGATAVTFGTEAGADGATPAQVFSKSLTDAVTTAGYPAKADPAQINIVMVTLLLFVLVLYVTMVYGPIAAILVEMFPTRIRYTSMSLPYHIGNGWFGGFLPTTAFAMVAATGDIYYGLWYPIVVAAATLVIGMLFVRETKDNDIHADY; encoded by the coding sequence ATGACAGCAGTCACCGTCGACCCGACGAAGACGCCTGGTTCGACCACGATGACGAAAGAGGAGCGGCGCGTGATCTTCGCCTCGTCGCTCGGAACCGTCTTCGAATGGTATGATTTCTATCTCTACGGCTCACTGTCAGCGGTCATCGCCGCCCAGTTCTTCTCCGGCGTCAATCCGACGGCGGCTTTCATCTTCGCCCTGCTCGCCTTTGCCGCCGGTTTCGCGGTGCGCCCGTTCGGCGCGCTCGTGTTCGGCCGTCTCGGCGACATGATCGGCCGCAAGTACACGTTCCTCGTCACCATCCTGATCATGGGCGCGTCGACATTCATCGTCGGCATCCTGCCCAACTATGCGTCGATCGGCATCATCGCACCCGTCATCCTGATATTGCTTCGTCTCCTCCAGGGCCTGGCCCTCGGCGGCGAATATGGCGGCGCGGCGACCTATGTCGCCGAACACGCCCCCGATCATCGCCGTGGCGCCTATACGTCCTGGATCCAGACGACGGCCACGCTCGGGCTGTTCATGTCGCTTCTGGTCATTCTCGGATGCCGCGCGGCGTTGTCGGCCGAGGACTTCAACGCCTGGGGCTGGCGCATTCCCTTCCTGGTGTCGATCCTGCTGCTGGCCGTTTCCGTCTGGATCCGCCTGAAGCTCAACGAGAGCCCGGCCTTCCGCCGCATGCAGGAAGAGGGCAAGACATCCAAGGCGCCGCTCACCGAAGCCTTCGGCCGCTGGAAGAACCTCAAGGTCGTCCTGCTTGCCCTGTTCGGTCTCGTCGCGGGACAGGCCGTGGTCTGGTACACGGGCCAGTTCTACGCGCTGTTCTTCCTGACCCAGACGCTGAAGGTGGAGGCACAGACGGCCAATCTTCTGATCGCCGCGTCACTGCTGCTCGCCACCCCCTTCTTCGTGATCTTCGGCACTCTGTCCGACCGGATCGGCCGCAAGCCCATCATCATGGTCGGCCTGCTTCTCGCCTGTCTCACCTATTTCCCGATCTTCAAGGGCATCACCCACTACGCCAACCCGGCTCTGGAACAGGCCGTCGCCAACGCGCCCGTGACCGTCGTCGCCGACCCCAACGAGTGCTCGTTCCAGTTCAACCCCGTGGGAACGTCGAAGTTCACCACCTCCTGCGACGTTGCAAAGGCGGCGCTGGTCAAGGCGGGCGTTCCCTATCATAACGAAGCGGCGCCAGCTGGTACGCCGGCGACCGTGAAGATCGGCGCAACCGCCGTCACTTTCGGCACCGAAGCCGGTGCCGACGGGGCCACGCCCGCGCAGGTGTTCAGCAAGTCGCTGACGGATGCCGTCACGACGGCTGGTTACCCGGCCAAGGCGGACCCTGCCCAGATCAACATCGTCATGGTGACGCTGCTGCTCTTCGTGCTGGTGCTCTACGTCACCATGGTCTACGGCCCGATCGCCGCCATTCTGGTCGAGATGTTCCCGACCCGTATCCGCTACACCTCGATGTCGCTTCCCTACCACATCGGCAACGGCTGGTTCGGCGGCTTCCTGCCGACGACGGCCTTCGCCATGGTGGCGGCCACCGGCGACATCTACTACGGCCTCTGGTATCCGATCGTCGTGGCGGCGGCCACGCTGGTGATCGGCATGCTGTTTGTCCGGGAAACCAAGGACAACGACATCCACGCCGACTACTGA
- a CDS encoding YdcF family protein codes for MSFFGPYGPLDADDIAAINAVARFLALDDLGGRDKDHAPAFDLVVLAGNALLWTLEGAVKKARATGAPLLISGGIGHSTSLLATAVDAHPVYRKALAGQTSEARLLGDIAAMFLGLDQSRLLLEDVSTNCGENALFTRRLLDERGLAPSAILLVQDPLMQRRTDASFRQAWADATCPELVNWPVQVPRLGYRGGGIDYLQSPNSRKWAPERFLSLLTGEIQRLTDDENGYGPRGKGFLPHVDIPEDVTDAWRHIMNSGKFDAAALGRRAGS; via the coding sequence ATGTCATTCTTCGGTCCCTACGGCCCGCTCGACGCCGACGATATCGCGGCGATCAACGCCGTTGCTCGCTTTCTGGCGCTCGACGATCTTGGCGGCCGGGACAAGGACCATGCTCCGGCGTTCGACCTCGTCGTGTTGGCCGGCAATGCGCTGTTGTGGACGCTGGAAGGCGCGGTGAAAAAGGCCAGGGCAACCGGCGCGCCCCTGCTGATTTCCGGTGGTATCGGCCATTCCACCAGCCTGCTGGCGACAGCCGTCGATGCCCATCCGGTGTACCGGAAAGCATTGGCAGGTCAGACTTCGGAAGCGCGCCTGCTCGGCGACATCGCAGCCATGTTCCTCGGCCTCGATCAATCACGGCTGCTTCTCGAAGACGTCTCGACCAACTGCGGTGAGAACGCTCTGTTCACACGGCGCCTGCTGGACGAGCGTGGTCTGGCGCCGTCGGCAATCCTGCTCGTTCAGGATCCGCTGATGCAGAGGCGGACCGATGCGTCGTTCCGACAGGCGTGGGCGGATGCAACGTGCCCGGAACTCGTCAATTGGCCGGTACAGGTGCCGCGCCTCGGCTATCGCGGCGGCGGCATCGACTATCTCCAGAGCCCGAACAGCCGGAAATGGGCACCGGAACGCTTCCTGTCGCTGCTGACGGGGGAGATCCAGCGGCTCACCGACGATGAAAACGGCTACGGTCCGCGCGGCAAGGGATTCCTGCCGCATGTCGACATACCCGAGGACGTAACGGACGCGTGGCGCCACATCATGAACTCCGGCAAATTTGATGCCGCAGCCCTAGGCCGTCGCGCTGGCAGTTGA